One genomic segment of Arachis duranensis cultivar V14167 chromosome 4, aradu.V14167.gnm2.J7QH, whole genome shotgun sequence includes these proteins:
- the LOC107482774 gene encoding DEAD-box ATP-dependent RNA helicase 37 — protein MRASWADLAANTAAENAGAGTSANNAGTGNSLPPSRSTYVPPHLRNRPPLAESPAPPYSGSTTSGSGAGTANAGSRWVAPRAEYRSGVGGSGGRGSAWGNRSGGWDRGRDREVNPFGDQDDTEQAFNEQENSGINFDAYEDIPVETSGDNVPPPVNTFAEIDLGEALNLNIMRCKYVKPTPVQRHAIPISLAGRDLMACAQTGSGKTAAFCFPIISGILRGQPVQRPPRGVRTVYPLALVLSPTRELSMQIHEEARKFAYQTGVKVVVAYGGAPINHQLRDLEKGVDILVATPGRLVDLLERARVSLQMIRYLALDEADRMLDMGFEPQIRKIVEQMDMPPPGVRQTMLFSATFPKEIQRLASDFLSRYIFLAVGRVGSSTDLIVQRVEYVQESDKRSHLMDLLHAQRANGVQGKQALTLVFVETKKGADALEHWLCMNGFPATTIHGDRTQQEREMALRSFKSGNTPILVATDVAARGLDIPHVAHVVNFDLPNDIDDYVHRIGRTGRAGKKGLATAFFNDNNASLARSLAELMQEANQEVPAWLSRYAARSSFGGRNRRSGGGRFGGRDFRRDGSFNRGGSDYYNAVNSSGGYGASGGYGGAYGPGASSAWD, from the exons ATGCGAGCTTCATGGGCTGATTTGGCTGCGAATACTGCAGCTGAGAACGCAGGTGCTGGTACTTCAGCCAATAATGCTGGAACTGGTAACAGTTTACCTCCTTCAAGGTCTACTTATGTGCCTCCGCATCTGAGGAACCGGCCGCCTTTGGCTGAATCACCTGCTCCTCCGTATAGTGGCAGTACAACTTCTGGTTCTGGGGCTGGTACAGCTAATGCTGGATCACGTTGGGTTGCACCTCGTGCTGAGTACCGTTCTGGGGTTGGCGGCAGTGGTGGCCGAGGAAGTGCATGGGGGAACAGAAGTGGGGGTTGGGATCGCGGAAGGGACCGTGAGGTCAATCCATTCGGAGATCAGGATGATACGGAGCAAGCATTTAATGAGCAAGAGAACTCGGGGATAAATTTTGATGCCTATGAGGACATTCCGGTGGAGACAAGCGGGGATAATGTGCCACCACCTGTGAATACATTTGCTGAAATTGACTTGGGTGAAGCGCTTAATCTTAATATAATGAGGTGCAAATATGTTAAGCCGACGCCTGTTCAACGGCATGCCATACCAATTTCCCTCGCTGGAAGGGATTTGATGGCCTGTGCACAGACTGGTTCTGGAAAGACAGCTGCTTTCTGTTTCCCAATTATCAGTGGAATTTTGAGGGGCCAACCTGTGCAAAGGCCACCTCGCGGGGTGCGTACAGTTTATCCACTTGCCCTTGTTCTCTCACCAACTAGGGAGCTATCAATGCAA ATACATGAAGAGGCTAGGAAGTTTGCATATCAAACAGGGGTTAAGGTGGTTGTTGCTTATGGCGGAGCTCCAATAAACCATCAG CTACGAGATCTTGAGAAGGGGGTGGACATTCTCGTCGCCACTCCTGGAAGACTGGTAGATTTGCTGGAGAGAGCTAGAGTTTCACTTCAGATGATCAGATATCTTGCACTAGATGAGGCAGATAGGATGCTGGATATGGGTTTTGAGCCACAAATAAGGAAGATTGTTGAACAAATGGATATGCCCCCTCCAGGTGTAAGACAGACTATGCTATTCAGTGCCACATTTCCTAAAGAGATACAG AGACTAGCCTCCGATTTCCTGTCAAGATACATTTTTCTCGCTGTTGGAAGAGTTGGGTCAAGTACCGATTTAATTGTCCAGAGAGTCGAGTATGTTCAGGAGTCTGACAAGAGAAGTCATCTTATGGACCTTCTTCATGCACAGAGAGCAAATGGTGTTCAAGGAAAG CAAGCTTTGACATTAGTTTTTGTGGAGACAAAGAAGGGAGCCGATGCACTGGAACATTGGTTGTGCATGAATGGTTTTCCAGCTACTACTATTCATGGAGACAGGACCCAGCAG GAAAGAGAAATGGCGTTAAGGTCATTTAAGAGTGGGAACACACCCATATTGGTTGCCACTGATGTCGCTGCACGTGGTCTTGATATTCCTCATGTTGCCCATGTGGTTAACTTTGACCTTCCAAATGATATTGATGACTATGTACACCGGATTGGAAGGACAGGACGTGCTGGAAAGAAAGGCCTCGCAACTGCGTTCTTTAATGACAACAATGCCTCCCTTGCAAGATCTTTAGCAGAACTAATGCAGGAAGCAAATCAAGAAGTGCCCGCATGGCTCTCACGGTATGCTGCTCGATCTTCATTTGGAGGTAGGAACCGTCGTTCGGGAGGAGGGCGTTTTGGTGGCCGAGACTTTCGAAGAGATGGTTCTTTCAATAGGGGTGGTTCTGATTACTACAATGCTGTAAACAGCAGTGGTGGATATGGGGCATCTGGTGGATATGGTGGAGCATATGGTCCCGGGGCATCCAGTGCATGGGATTGA
- the LOC107482771 gene encoding altered inheritance rate of mitochondria protein 25, translated as MTWTKYGRICFSKISNPHVYGLLGLQQNVARNYNNNIPSIVCRLFGSGVGRGNEADHQLSREFLVKLWAADRKMGKHPIEKQRMRLLDGDRRGFFNSSVAEDSGVKRRGKKLLKQPPISQSVSEVLKAESPEEAKLAPLVARSNLLITRDIEWANLVFGFEQENRYAIVDPCYPKSPVGFIREQSNVLARQFLRLRRPFIAYITDGLGNELFRVRRPFWWITSSIYAEIDGKEVGVVHQRWHLWRRIYDLYLGNKQFAVVENPGLWNWTFTLKDINGEVLAQIDRDWRGFGFELLTDAGQYVIRFGISDPDLKIGRASKMEELEVIRPLTLAERAVAVALAISLDNDFFSRHGGWGLPFFVATE; from the exons ATGACTTGGACAAAGTACGGTAGGATCTGCTTCTCTAAGATAAGCAATCCCCATGTCTATGGGCTTTTGGGTCTTCAACAAAATGTTGCTAGGAACTATAACAATAACATTCCCAGCATTGTGTGTCGGCTATTTGGAAGCGGCGTTGGCCGTGGAAATGAAGCTGATCATCAGTTGAGTAGGGAATTCCTTGTGAAGCTTTGGGCTGCTGATAGGAAAATGGGGAAGCACCCCATAGAGAAACAAAGGATGAGACTGCTTGATGGTGATCGCAGAGGGTTTTTCAATTCCTCTGTTGCTGAAGACAGCGGAGTCAAAAGGAGAGGTAAAAAGCTCTTGAAGCAACCTCCAATTAGTCAATCTGTTTCTGAGGTTTTGAAAGCAGAATCTCCCGAAGAG GCCAAGTTAGCACCTTTGGTTGCGAGGTCCAACTTGCTAATTACCAGGGATATTGAGTGGGCAAATCTTGTGTTTGGCTTTGAGCAG GAAAATCGTTACGCCATTGTAGATCCGTGCTACCCTAAATCG CCTGTAGGTTTCATTCGTGAACAGAGCAATGTGCTTGCCAGGCAG TTTCTTCGTCTACGGCGGCCTTTCATTGCATACATAACTGATGGTTTGGGGAACGAGCTTTTCAGG GTTCGAAGACCATTTTGGTGGATAACAAGCTCAATTTATGCAGAAATTGATGGTAAG GAAGTTGGAGTAGTTCACCAGAGATGGCATCTTTGGAGGAGAATCTATGATTTGTACCTAGG GAATAAACAATTTGCTGTGGTTGAGAATCCTGGCCTTTGGAATTGGACTTTCACCTTGAAAGATATTAACGGTGAGGTTCTAGCTCAGATAGATCGTGATTGGAGAGGTTTTGGCTTTGAG CTTTTGACTGATGCTGGTCAATATGTTATTCGGTTTGGGATCTCAGATCCAGACTTGAAGATTGGCCGTGCTTCCAAG ATGGAGGAACTAGAAGTTATTCGCCCACTGACCCTGGCGGAGAGAGCTGTAGCAGTAGCTCTTGCCATATCACTAGATAATGACTTTTTCTCAAGACATGGAGGCTG GGGATTACCGTTCTTTGTTGCAACCGAATAA